A region of Haloplanus sp. XH21 DNA encodes the following proteins:
- the purH gene encoding bifunctional phosphoribosylaminoimidazolecarboxamide formyltransferase/IMP cyclohydrolase — MLRIAGLAGNRGRNLLHIADRAPGGAEVAVVCTDDESAPVLSSAADRGIPTEVVGRGADESTAEHEARLRERLDDYEFDLVCMDGYMRVLSGEMLDALPTTLNVHPSLLPAFRGEDAHEQALDAGVRTTGCTVHVATEELDAGPIVTQEAVPVYEDDDADDLKRRVLHDAEFKAYPRAVKWFAEDRVTVDRDADEVTVEGDDDGQFPTRRVVSDDRTRTLRYGENPHQEAALYADAASDTASVVHAPQLNEGAKALSYNNYNDADAALDLIREFEDPAAAVIKHTNPAGCATADSLAQAYDDALATDAMSAFGGIVALNRPCDAATADSIVESFKEVVVAPGYTDGALDVLTDQDNLRVLDIGSLGERTASLTEKPLAGGRLVQERDDWAPTRADLEIVTERDPTDDEIETMLFAWRTLKHVKSNGIVFATGTETVGIGMGQVSRVDAVRLAAMKADEHAEGKSAEGAVMASDAFFPFPDGIEQAAAAGIEAVIQPGGSVNDEDVIAAADDHGMAMAFTGKRTFRHD; from the coding sequence ATGTTACGAATCGCGGGTCTCGCCGGCAATCGCGGACGGAACCTGCTGCACATCGCGGACCGAGCGCCCGGTGGCGCCGAGGTGGCGGTCGTCTGTACCGACGACGAGTCGGCGCCCGTGCTGTCGTCGGCCGCCGACCGCGGGATTCCGACCGAGGTGGTCGGACGCGGCGCCGACGAGTCCACAGCGGAGCACGAAGCGCGCCTCCGAGAGCGCCTGGACGACTACGAGTTCGACCTCGTCTGCATGGACGGCTACATGCGCGTCCTCTCCGGCGAGATGCTCGACGCGCTGCCGACGACGCTCAACGTCCACCCCTCGCTCTTACCCGCGTTCCGCGGCGAGGACGCCCACGAACAGGCGCTCGACGCCGGCGTCCGTACCACCGGCTGCACCGTCCACGTCGCGACGGAGGAACTCGATGCCGGCCCCATCGTCACCCAGGAAGCGGTGCCGGTGTACGAGGACGACGACGCCGACGACCTGAAACGCCGCGTCCTCCACGACGCGGAGTTCAAGGCCTACCCGCGCGCAGTGAAGTGGTTCGCCGAGGATCGCGTCACGGTGGATCGCGACGCCGACGAGGTGACCGTCGAGGGCGACGACGACGGCCAGTTCCCGACCCGTCGCGTCGTCTCCGATGACCGAACCCGGACGCTCCGCTACGGCGAGAACCCGCATCAGGAGGCGGCGCTCTACGCCGACGCCGCGAGCGACACCGCGAGCGTCGTTCACGCCCCGCAGTTGAACGAGGGCGCGAAGGCGCTGTCGTACAACAACTACAACGACGCCGACGCCGCCCTCGACCTGATTCGGGAGTTCGAGGACCCCGCCGCCGCGGTCATCAAACACACCAACCCGGCGGGGTGTGCGACCGCCGACTCGCTCGCCCAGGCCTACGACGACGCCCTCGCCACCGACGCCATGAGTGCCTTCGGCGGCATCGTCGCGCTCAACCGCCCCTGTGACGCCGCCACCGCCGACTCTATCGTCGAGTCGTTCAAGGAAGTCGTCGTCGCGCCGGGCTACACCGACGGCGCACTCGACGTACTCACCGACCAGGACAACCTCCGCGTCCTCGACATCGGGTCGCTGGGCGAGCGCACCGCGTCGCTGACCGAGAAACCGCTCGCGGGCGGCCGACTCGTCCAGGAGCGCGACGACTGGGCGCCGACCCGCGCGGATCTGGAAATCGTCACCGAACGCGACCCGACCGACGACGAAATCGAAACGATGCTGTTCGCGTGGCGCACGCTCAAACACGTCAAATCCAACGGTATCGTCTTCGCGACGGGGACGGAGACGGTGGGTATCGGCATGGGCCAGGTCAGTCGCGTCGACGCCGTCCGCCTGGCGGCGATGAAGGCCGACGAACACGCCGAGGGGAAATCCGCCGAGGGCGCCGTGATGGCCTCGGACGCCTTCTTCCCCTTCCCGGACGGCATCGAACAGGCCGCCGCGGCGGGCATCGAGGCCGTCATCCAGCCCGGTGGCTCCGTCAACGACGAGGACGTCATCGCCGCCGCCGACGACCACGGAATGGCGATGGCCTTTACCGGCAAGCGGACCTTCCGCCACGACTGA
- a CDS encoding 5-(carboxyamino)imidazole ribonucleotide synthase, with protein MSITVPGPTIGVVGGGQLGRMLAEAAAPLGVEVIVLDPTPDCPAAPVARDQIVGDFDDLEAIGRLADRTDALTYEIELADPDHLAAASAEADVPVHPTPETLRTIQDKWAEKEMLADADIPVPDYRRIDAVADLEAAVEEFGAVMLKARHGGYDGRGNVPVRAAADAEDAIREIGSLDEPNALAEAFVDFERELSVIGVQGDDQVRTFPVGENVHEEEILRETVVPARTSDAVAEQAQSVARDVLDTLDGRGVFGIELFETPDGEILVNEIAPRPHNSGHWSIEGAITSQFEQHARAVLGWPLGSTRRRAPTVSANILGTVEESRPAELADVETVLEREAAHLHWYGKEEVRPLRKMGHVTATGDGLDVIDDLLESTRELRDGLTFQ; from the coding sequence ATGTCGATTACTGTTCCTGGCCCGACGATTGGCGTCGTCGGCGGCGGCCAACTCGGCCGGATGCTCGCCGAGGCGGCCGCGCCCCTCGGCGTCGAGGTCATCGTCCTCGACCCGACGCCGGACTGCCCGGCCGCGCCCGTCGCTCGCGACCAGATCGTCGGCGACTTCGACGACCTCGAAGCGATCGGCCGCCTGGCCGACCGCACCGACGCGCTGACCTACGAAATCGAACTCGCGGATCCCGATCACCTGGCCGCCGCGAGCGCGGAGGCCGACGTGCCGGTCCACCCGACGCCCGAGACGTTGCGGACGATCCAGGACAAGTGGGCCGAAAAGGAGATGCTCGCCGACGCGGACATCCCTGTCCCCGACTACCGCCGCATCGACGCGGTGGCCGATCTGGAGGCGGCCGTCGAGGAGTTCGGCGCCGTGATGCTCAAGGCGCGCCACGGCGGCTACGACGGTCGCGGCAACGTGCCCGTTCGCGCTGCCGCCGACGCCGAGGACGCCATCCGCGAAATCGGCTCGCTCGACGAGCCAAACGCCCTCGCCGAGGCCTTCGTCGACTTCGAGCGCGAACTCTCGGTCATCGGCGTTCAGGGCGACGACCAGGTGCGGACCTTCCCCGTCGGCGAGAACGTCCACGAGGAAGAGATCCTGCGCGAGACGGTCGTTCCCGCGCGGACGAGCGACGCCGTTGCGGAGCAAGCGCAGTCGGTCGCCCGCGATGTCCTCGATACGCTCGATGGCCGCGGCGTCTTCGGCATCGAACTGTTCGAGACGCCGGACGGCGAGATTCTGGTCAACGAAATCGCCCCGCGGCCCCACAACTCCGGCCACTGGAGCATCGAGGGCGCGATCACCTCCCAGTTCGAACAGCACGCCCGCGCGGTGCTCGGGTGGCCACTGGGGTCGACCCGCCGTCGCGCGCCGACGGTGAGCGCCAACATCCTTGGCACTGTCGAGGAGTCCCGTCCCGCGGAACTCGCGGATGTCGAGACCGTCCTCGAACGCGAGGCGGCCCACCTCCACTGGTACGGTAAGGAGGAGGTGCGTCCCCTGCGGAAGATGGGCCACGTCACCGCGACGGGTGACGGCCTCGACGTCATCGACGACCTGCTCGAATCGACCCGTGAACTGCGCGACGGCCTCACCTTCCAATGA
- the purE gene encoding 5-(carboxyamino)imidazole ribonucleotide mutase: MTIDDIIDDLHAQAASDRDPATTPEVGIIMGSDSDLDVMAGAYDALRELGFAEQTDYADPPEARFTFESYVVSAHRTPDLMYAYGETAADRGLDVIIAGAGGKSADLPNMTASIAYPLPVIGVPVQEKSVDSVIGMPTGAPIVAVDAGKSYNAALSAVQILAREHDELVDRLDAEHDDLRAGVADVSRDLHDLGIDGFRERHD; encoded by the coding sequence ATGACCATCGACGACATCATCGACGACCTGCACGCACAGGCCGCAAGCGACCGCGACCCCGCGACGACGCCCGAGGTGGGCATCATCATGGGCTCGGATTCGGACCTCGACGTGATGGCGGGTGCCTACGACGCGCTCCGCGAACTCGGGTTCGCGGAACAGACCGACTACGCGGACCCGCCCGAAGCCCGCTTTACCTTCGAGAGTTACGTCGTCTCCGCCCACCGCACGCCGGACCTGATGTACGCGTACGGCGAGACGGCGGCCGACCGCGGGCTAGATGTCATCATCGCGGGCGCGGGTGGGAAGTCCGCCGACCTGCCGAACATGACCGCCTCCATCGCCTACCCGCTGCCCGTCATCGGCGTGCCGGTCCAGGAGAAGTCGGTCGACTCCGTGATCGGTATGCCGACGGGCGCGCCCATCGTCGCCGTCGACGCCGGCAAGTCGTACAACGCCGCGCTGTCGGCGGTCCAGATCCTGGCGCGCGAACACGACGAACTGGTCGACCGTCTCGACGCCGAACACGACGACCTCCGCGCGGGCGTCGCGGACGTTTCTCGTGACCTCCACGACCTGGGCATCGACGGGTTTCGCGAGCGCCACGACTAG
- a CDS encoding NADH-quinone oxidoreductase subunit A gives MNQWIAIGALGVMGVAIPIAMMVVSALLRPSVSEQGKTVIYESGEVPTGTAHAQFNIQYYMVALLFVVFDVETVLIFPWTLIYRSALENGATLAEALAPMLVFIGVLVVGLGWAWRNGAVEWIKSPRATRRKTERQS, from the coding sequence ATGAATCAGTGGATAGCAATCGGTGCGCTCGGCGTGATGGGCGTCGCCATCCCCATTGCGATGATGGTGGTGTCGGCACTCCTCCGACCGAGCGTGTCCGAACAGGGAAAGACCGTCATCTATGAGAGCGGCGAGGTGCCGACCGGGACGGCGCACGCGCAGTTCAACATCCAGTACTACATGGTCGCGTTGCTGTTCGTCGTCTTCGATGTCGAAACCGTCCTGATCTTCCCGTGGACGCTGATCTATCGGTCCGCGCTGGAGAACGGTGCGACCCTCGCCGAGGCCCTCGCGCCGATGCTGGTGTTCATCGGCGTCCTCGTCGTCGGTCTCGGTTGGGCCTGGCGGAACGGTGCGGTCGAGTGGATCAAGAGTCCACGTGCCACCCGCCGTAAAACGGAACGTCAATCATGA
- a CDS encoding NADH-quinone oxidoreductase subunit B, whose product MSSEQERFVTDTSQVQSETRDARLGAAGTDNRFNSKLREAFGSSPFILTKFDRFMEWVRGSSMFMLQFGIACCSIEMMHTYAVKHDLDRFGAGVPRASPRQADVIIVPGTIVSKFAPRMKRVYDQMPEPKFVVGMGSCTISGGPFQEGYNVVKGAEEVIPVDIHVPGCPPRPEALIYGVAKLQERIANGESSPVTVKPYELEQFSDLDQDEVVDKLADQIDEDDLVMRYNWANSP is encoded by the coding sequence ATGAGTAGCGAACAGGAACGATTCGTCACGGACACAAGCCAAGTACAGAGCGAGACACGCGACGCCCGCCTCGGTGCCGCCGGCACCGACAACCGGTTCAACTCGAAACTTCGCGAGGCCTTCGGCTCGTCGCCGTTCATCCTCACGAAGTTCGACCGGTTCATGGAGTGGGTGCGCGGGTCCTCGATGTTCATGCTTCAGTTCGGCATCGCCTGCTGTAGCATCGAGATGATGCACACCTACGCGGTGAAACACGACCTCGACCGGTTCGGGGCGGGTGTGCCGCGCGCCTCCCCGCGACAGGCCGATGTCATCATCGTCCCGGGGACCATCGTCTCGAAGTTCGCCCCGCGGATGAAGCGGGTCTACGACCAGATGCCCGAACCGAAGTTCGTCGTCGGCATGGGGTCGTGTACCATCTCCGGCGGGCCGTTCCAGGAAGGGTACAACGTCGTCAAGGGCGCCGAGGAGGTCATCCCGGTCGACATCCACGTCCCCGGCTGTCCCCCCCGTCCCGAGGCGCTGATCTACGGCGTCGCCAAACTCCAGGAACGCATCGCCAACGGCGAGAGTTCGCCGGTCACGGTCAAGCCGTACGAACTCGAACAGTTCAGCGACCTCGACCAGGACGAAGTGGTCGACAAACTCGCCGACCAGATCGACGAGGACGACCTCGTCATGCGGTATAACTGGGCAAATTCGCCATGA
- a CDS encoding NADH-quinone oxidoreductase subunit D, whose amino-acid sequence MSLEESPPDTVESEPTTAEEIADLLGDAVLDRDDHLNAPGFVIRPDEVQDVLFRLRDEAGYDHLSCVTAQEYEDRYESIYHLKKYDDPTDEVSVVVPTPTDDPVSQSAEPVYRTADWHEREAYDLVGIEYDDHPDLRRILLPETWQGHPLGRDYDQDRPQIVPLREHANPLEEDHKNDDGDTMFLNIGPHHPATHGVLHLKTVLDGEQVVDVESDIGYLHRCEEQICQQGTYRYQIMPYPDRWDYISAGLLNEWAYARVAEDLADIEVPEYAQVIRTMGAELCRIAAHMLAVGTFALDVYGDFTAIFMYSVRDREKAQKILEELTGQRLMFNYFRLGGVVWDLPEPREDFFELVRDFLDDLPEALEEYHDMISANEILQVRTVDTGVLPPEVAKSYGATGPVARGSGVDYDLRRDDPYGYYDELDWDVVTEDGCDNYSRLLVRLREVEESAKIIEQCVDLLEDWPEDERTIQSNVPRTIRPDDDTEIYRAVEGAKGELGIYVRSDGTEKPARFKIRSPCFSNLQTLPEMSNGEYIPDLIAALGSLDIVLGEVDR is encoded by the coding sequence ATGAGCCTCGAAGAATCACCGCCAGACACGGTCGAATCGGAACCGACGACGGCCGAGGAGATCGCGGACCTGCTCGGGGACGCCGTCCTCGACCGCGACGACCACCTCAACGCCCCCGGGTTCGTGATCCGGCCAGACGAGGTGCAGGACGTCCTCTTCCGTCTCCGCGACGAGGCCGGCTACGACCACCTCTCCTGTGTGACGGCACAGGAGTACGAGGACCGCTACGAGTCTATCTATCACCTCAAGAAGTACGACGATCCGACCGACGAGGTGAGCGTCGTCGTGCCGACGCCGACGGACGACCCCGTGAGCCAGTCGGCCGAACCGGTCTACCGCACCGCCGACTGGCACGAACGCGAGGCCTACGACCTGGTCGGTATCGAGTACGACGACCACCCCGACCTGCGTCGCATCCTCCTCCCCGAGACGTGGCAGGGCCACCCGCTCGGCCGGGATTACGACCAGGACCGCCCGCAGATCGTCCCCCTGCGCGAACACGCCAACCCCCTCGAAGAGGACCACAAGAACGACGACGGGGATACGATGTTTCTCAACATCGGGCCGCACCACCCGGCGACCCACGGCGTCCTTCACCTGAAGACGGTCCTCGACGGCGAGCAGGTCGTCGATGTCGAGTCCGACATCGGCTACCTCCACCGCTGTGAGGAGCAGATCTGTCAGCAGGGCACCTACCGCTACCAGATCATGCCCTACCCGGACCGCTGGGACTACATCTCGGCGGGCCTGCTGAACGAGTGGGCGTACGCCCGCGTCGCGGAGGACCTCGCGGACATCGAGGTGCCGGAGTACGCACAGGTCATCCGGACCATGGGCGCCGAACTCTGCCGGATCGCGGCGCACATGCTCGCGGTCGGGACGTTCGCGCTCGACGTCTACGGCGACTTCACCGCCATCTTCATGTACTCGGTCCGGGACCGCGAGAAGGCCCAGAAGATCCTCGAGGAACTCACGGGCCAGCGGCTCATGTTCAACTACTTCCGCCTCGGGGGCGTGGTCTGGGATCTGCCCGAACCCCGCGAGGACTTCTTCGAACTCGTCCGGGACTTCCTCGACGACCTGCCAGAGGCGTTGGAGGAGTACCACGACATGATCTCGGCGAACGAGATCCTGCAGGTGCGGACCGTCGACACCGGCGTCCTCCCGCCGGAAGTCGCGAAGAGTTACGGCGCGACCGGTCCCGTCGCCCGCGGATCGGGCGTCGACTACGACCTGCGGCGCGACGACCCCTACGGCTACTACGACGAACTCGACTGGGATGTCGTGACCGAGGACGGCTGTGACAACTACTCGCGGCTGCTCGTCCGCCTCCGCGAGGTGGAGGAGTCCGCGAAGATCATCGAACAGTGCGTCGACCTGCTGGAGGACTGGCCGGAAGACGAGCGAACCATCCAGTCGAACGTGCCCCGGACGATCCGCCCCGACGACGACACGGAGATCTACCGCGCGGTCGAGGGCGCGAAGGGCGAACTCGGCATCTACGTCCGCTCGGACGGCACGGAGAAGCCGGCCCGGTTCAAGATCCGCAGCCCTTGCTTCTCCAACCTCCAGACGCTTCCCGAGATGTCGAACGGTGAGTACATCCCGGACCTCATCGCCGCGCTCGGGAGCCTCGATATCGTGCTCGGCGAGGTGGATCGCTGA
- a CDS encoding complex I subunit 1/NuoH family protein, whose product MDPVALQSGTTTATANASAAGATQTLPETIAGLLGVSGTLGAVVGGLIGAFIIANIMLGMTAVAGPWAKRKITAAFTDRIAVNRIGPFGLLVIVADAVRLLSKELIVPDGVDRPAWDIAPIILPFSALLGFAVIPLGSGLQLADPETGLVFAFAAASIASISLVMAGYASNNKYSLLGSLRSIAQNLAYEIPLVVTAASVVILAGSLQMSEIVAAQTETLVTIGGVAIPQWYALVNPFGFVLFVAANLAEIGRNPFDIPEAPTEIVAGYQTEYSSVYFVLFYLGEFIHIFLGGALIAVLFLGGASGPVLPGFVWMVIKMWAFFLFTQWARSAVPRVRIDQLIEIGWKGMLVLSFANLVLTAVLVGVIA is encoded by the coding sequence ATGGATCCGGTGGCGCTCCAGTCGGGGACGACGACGGCGACGGCGAACGCCTCCGCCGCGGGAGCCACGCAGACCCTCCCGGAGACGATCGCCGGACTGCTGGGCGTTAGCGGGACGCTCGGCGCCGTCGTCGGTGGCCTGATCGGCGCCTTCATCATCGCCAACATCATGCTCGGCATGACGGCGGTGGCCGGGCCGTGGGCCAAGCGGAAAATCACGGCAGCCTTCACCGACCGCATTGCGGTCAACCGCATCGGGCCGTTCGGGCTACTCGTCATCGTGGCCGACGCGGTGCGACTGCTCTCGAAGGAACTCATCGTTCCCGACGGCGTCGACCGCCCGGCGTGGGACATCGCTCCGATCATCCTGCCCTTCTCGGCGCTGCTCGGGTTCGCGGTCATCCCACTCGGGAGCGGCCTGCAACTGGCCGATCCCGAGACCGGCCTCGTCTTCGCGTTCGCGGCGGCCTCCATCGCGTCGATCAGCCTCGTGATGGCCGGCTACGCCTCGAACAACAAGTACTCGCTGCTGGGGTCGCTGCGCTCGATCGCTCAGAACCTCGCGTACGAGATTCCGCTCGTCGTGACGGCGGCGTCCGTGGTCATCCTGGCCGGGTCGCTGCAGATGAGCGAAATCGTCGCCGCCCAGACGGAGACGCTGGTGACGATCGGCGGCGTGGCCATTCCGCAGTGGTACGCGCTGGTCAACCCGTTCGGGTTCGTCCTCTTCGTCGCGGCGAACCTGGCCGAAATCGGCCGGAACCCGTTCGACATCCCGGAAGCCCCGACCGAGATTGTCGCGGGCTACCAGACGGAGTACTCGAGCGTCTACTTCGTCCTGTTTTATCTGGGCGAGTTCATCCACATCTTCCTGGGCGGCGCGCTGATCGCCGTCCTGTTCCTCGGCGGCGCGTCGGGGCCGGTCCTGCCGGGCTTCGTCTGGATGGTCATCAAGATGTGGGCGTTCTTCCTGTTCACGCAGTGGGCCCGGTCGGCGGTCCCCCGCGTGCGTATCGACCAGTTGATCGAAATCGGCTGGAAGGGGATGCTTGTGCTCTCCTTCGCGAACCTGGTGCTCACGGCAGTCCTCGTGGGAGTGATCGCATAA
- a CDS encoding NuoI/complex I 23 kDa subunit family protein — MIGILKGMATTMKHALDGKTFTVEYPDVAPEVSPRFRGVHKFSQERCIWCRQCENVCPNDTIQIVQDDQRNGEQYNLHIGQCIYCRLCEEVCPVDAILLTQNFEFTADTKDDFVYNKEQLKNVPWYKGIDPLESRNPDRSAWIGEGDGEIDYQ, encoded by the coding sequence ATGATTGGAATCCTCAAAGGCATGGCGACGACGATGAAACACGCGCTGGACGGCAAGACGTTCACCGTCGAGTATCCGGACGTGGCGCCCGAAGTCAGTCCGCGGTTCCGCGGCGTCCACAAGTTCAGCCAGGAGCGGTGTATCTGGTGTCGACAGTGTGAGAACGTCTGTCCGAACGATACGATTCAGATCGTGCAGGACGACCAGCGCAACGGCGAACAGTACAACCTCCACATCGGACAGTGCATCTACTGCCGACTCTGCGAGGAGGTGTGTCCGGTGGACGCCATCCTGCTGACCCAGAACTTCGAGTTCACCGCCGACACGAAAGACGACTTCGTCTACAACAAAGAGCAGTTGAAGAACGTCCCCTGGTACAAGGGGATCGACCCGCTCGAATCCCGCAACCCCGACCGGAGCGCCTGGATCGGCGAGGGTGACGGCGAAATCGACTACCAGTAA
- a CDS encoding NADH-quinone oxidoreductase subunit J, whose product MVYETIAFVLFALVTLGCSLGVVLVRDVWHSALLLGGALLSVAVHYVMLQAEFLAAMQILVYVGGVLILITFAVMLTKPTAESTSEVSEA is encoded by the coding sequence ATGGTGTATGAAACGATCGCGTTCGTGCTGTTTGCCCTGGTGACCCTGGGGTGCAGCCTGGGCGTCGTCCTCGTCAGGGACGTGTGGCACTCCGCACTCCTGCTGGGAGGCGCCCTGTTGAGCGTCGCGGTACATTACGTGATGCTGCAGGCGGAGTTTCTCGCCGCCATGCAGATCCTCGTCTACGTGGGCGGGGTGCTGATTCTCATCACGTTCGCCGTGATGCTCACGAAACCGACCGCAGAATCGACATCGGAGGTGAGTGAGGCATGA
- a CDS encoding proton-conducting membrane transporter has protein sequence MTTKPELRLGSHLLPGLAAVALFVVIATTILRASFGDPQGFAPDAGITASIGYAMFNLDMGSVPSEGFLVAFEIIDITLVAALVAAVMLARREREGDVVALLSDGGRRIRTRLTDDEGGDR, from the coding sequence ATGACGACGAAACCGGAGCTGCGGCTCGGCTCGCATCTCCTGCCCGGACTCGCAGCCGTCGCGCTGTTCGTCGTCATCGCTACCACCATCCTCCGCGCCTCGTTCGGCGACCCACAGGGGTTCGCGCCGGACGCCGGGATCACCGCCAGCATCGGCTACGCGATGTTCAACCTCGACATGGGATCGGTCCCCAGCGAGGGCTTTCTCGTCGCGTTCGAGATCATCGACATAACCCTCGTGGCCGCGCTCGTGGCCGCCGTAATGCTCGCACGCCGTGAGCGAGAGGGCGACGTGGTCGCTCTGCTGTCCGACGGAGGCCGACGGATTCGGACCCGACTGACCGACGACGAGGGAGGTGACCGCTGA
- the nuoK gene encoding NADH-quinone oxidoreductase subunit NuoK: MVPVQWYLLLATAVFCIGLFGILTRRNALLFLMSVELMLNAANINLVAFSAYWGNVTGQTFSLFTMALAAAEVAVGIGIILVLYRNFGDVDVTIAREMRW; this comes from the coding sequence ATGGTGCCCGTTCAGTGGTATCTCCTGCTGGCGACGGCCGTGTTCTGCATCGGCCTCTTCGGCATCCTGACTCGTCGGAACGCGCTGCTGTTCCTGATGTCGGTCGAACTCATGCTGAACGCGGCCAACATCAACCTCGTCGCCTTCTCGGCGTACTGGGGCAACGTCACGGGACAGACGTTCAGTCTGTTCACGATGGCGCTCGCCGCCGCCGAGGTGGCGGTCGGTATCGGCATCATCCTCGTCCTGTACCGCAACTTCGGCGACGTGGACGTGACCATCGCACGGGAGATGAGGTGGTAA